In the Deltaproteobacteria bacterium genome, GGCAGAGTGCAAGCCTGAAGCGATTAACTTTGACATGCCGGATGAGGATTTTGAGCTGGAAGTGGACGAGGTCATCTTGACGTCCGGAATGCAGCGAAAAATCGCGCCTATACGAGGAAACTACGGCAATAAGCACATGAATGTGGTGACCGATCTTCAGGTAGAAAGGATGCTCGCCGACACAGGGCCGAGTGATGGCCTGATTTTCCGGCCCCAGGATGGGGAGATCCCGAAGAAAATAGGGTTTGCGCAGACCTTTGGTGGTGTTGATGATAAGGTCCGGGATGCAGCCCTGTTTTATGCTGTCAACGAGGCCATCATGGCCCAGAAGAAGATAGAGGGCGTGGAAATCAGTTTTGTCTCGCCGGATATGGACGCCTTTAAAGCAAGCGCCGGAAGCGACCTGGACAAGGTTTCCGGGGTCAATTTTGTCAATGGCACGGTGGCTGAGGCTACCGAAGTGGGCGAGAACAAGGACATTGAACTAAAGTATGAGGTAGGCGGGAGCGAAAAAACCGAAACCTTTGACCTCCTTGTACTTTTGACGCGGCCGCAGCTTCCGCCGATGATCGAGGGGTCGGCAAAGAAGCTTGGTATCGAGGTAAATTATGTGAGCTTTTTGGGCACGCCCGGAGAGATAGTCGAGACTGATAAGGCCGGCGTCATGCTGGCTCAGAATATGTAAATTTACGAGCGGCTTTTTCTATTAAATTGTTGTTGGGAGGATTGATTTGGAAGCTTTAGACCTGACAAAACGAGTGAAGAGCAAGCTGGCAGTTAAGCCTGAATGGGCGGACGTATGCTTTACCTGCGGAACCTGTGCCAGTGGTTGCCCTGTGACTGGCGTAGACGGTTGGGACCCGAGAAAGGCGGTCCGTGCCGTGCTCTTGGGCCTGGAACAGGAGCTGATTGACGCCCGGTGGCCCTGGATCTGCACACTTTGCGGCCGTTGTGAATATGCGTGTCCCCAAGGTGTTGAGCTGTTGGCACTTCTAAGGAACGCGCGCACCCATCGGGAACGTGACAAGGTCCCAGGCGTCATGCACAAAGGGGTGGCCATGTGCCTGGAAAGGGGGAACAACCTTGGGATCCCCGAGTTCGACTACCTCTTTCTCCTGGC is a window encoding:
- a CDS encoding 4Fe-4S dicluster domain-containing protein, whose protein sequence is MEALDLTKRVKSKLAVKPEWADVCFTCGTCASGCPVTGVDGWDPRKAVRAVLLGLEQELIDARWPWICTLCGRCEYACPQGVELLALLRNARTHRERDKVPGVMHKGVAMCLERGNNLGIPEFDYLFLLA